From the genome of Eucalyptus grandis isolate ANBG69807.140 chromosome 2, ASM1654582v1, whole genome shotgun sequence, one region includes:
- the LOC120290728 gene encoding uncharacterized protein LOC120290728 — translation MVKGKISTGGTKKFLARKDKEAAVEVALVQEPPFPRLSSTPAHKPIVVQGSSSRVYDNIKRPFRKDFSPLPRPLSKLLPMLLEKRMVAKEVPRDNPPRFAGFDMNKTCEYHMGERGHDVDDCNVLRYKIQQLLDKKILTFKEAQPNVQQNPLPNHAGGVNSISKETWASQTPLVVDASRLYNSLVLAGYYEGQDDVTPEEKLNRVRKMVAMGVIQHGEEEEGVMSMIMPSSFCSSFCKFACISQAKKVMLGISKTPALYEEGVIAMITPIMIELPDEEPADDIKMEITEPMVIDLMVKEMSAIEVTGGNATPVTIELPPWEKDGVIVLENPPKFDPKVVPWDYRTIEVDTVMRSSHCYAPDKGVEKKAVIEEEAKQFLAVVKSSEFNVVDQLRKLPAQISLLELFKSSEKHWDILLKVLKEVHVPESIDEVQLEEFVGTVLLKDQISFTDEDLPPEGPNHTKALHISVKHESTLVCKVLIDNGLALNICPLATLHRLGVDLGRIHTGKSTVRAFDGMKKEVIGEIELKLLIGLVLFQIPFQVLDIPSTFNFLLGTPWIHMASAIASSLHQKVRFVVDNRLVTVHGESDFKIYHVTAIPYVEPECTEESSFQILELMSMIHVPTALSQGLSNCLG, via the coding sequence ATGGTCAAGGGAAAGATTTCAACCGGAGGCACGAAGAAATTCCTGGCGAGAAAAGATAAGGAGGCCGCAGTTGAAGTAGCACTTGTGCAGGAGCCGCCTTTCCCTCGACTGTCCTCAACACCTGCGCATAAGCCCATAGTGGTCCAAGGTAGTTCGTCACGAGTATATGATAACATCAAGAGACCTTTTCGAAAGGATTTTTCTCCACTGCCGCGCCCGCTGTCAAAGCTGTTACCTATGCTCCTCGAAAAGAGGATGGTCGCGAAGGAAGTACCAAGGGACAATCCCCCGAGGTTCGCCGGGTTTGATATGAACAAGACTTGCGAATACCACATGGGAGAGAGGGGGCATGATGTAGATGATTGCAACGTGTTGAGATATAAAATTCAACAGCTTCTAGACAAGAAGATCTTGACTTTCAAGGAGGCCCAACCTAATGTGCAACAGAACCCTCTACCAAATCATGCAGGGGGAGTGAACTCAATTTCCAAGGAGACGTGGGCAAGTCAAACGCCTCTAGTGGTGGATGCTTCCAGGTTGTACAACTCCTTAGTGCTGGCGGGATATTACGAAGGTCAGGATGATGTCACTCCAGAAGAGAAGTTGAACCGTGTTCGCAAGATGGTAGCCATGGGGGTAATCCAACacggagaagaggaggagggggtcATGTCCATGATAATGCCATCATCATTCTGCTCTTCTTTCTGTAAGTTTGCTTGTATATCTCAGGCAAAGAAGGTTATGCTTGGAATTTCGAAAACCCCAGCTTTGTATGAGGAAGGGGTGATAGCTATGATAACTCCAATAATGATTGAACTACCTGATGAGGAGCCCGCTGATGATATTAAGATGGAAATCACTGAACCCATGGTGATCGACCTTATGGTCAAGGAGATGTCGGCAATTGAAGTCACGGGAGGGAACGCAACACCAGTCACGATAGAATTGCCACCTTGGGAGAAAGATGGAGTGATAGTGTTGGAGAATCCTCCCAAATTCGATCCCAAAGTTGTACCTTGGGACTACAGAACAATTGAGGTGGACACTGTCATGCGATCAAGCCACTGTTACGCCCCTGATAAAGGAGTAGAAAAGAAGGCCGTGATtgaggaggaggcaaagcaaTTCTTGGCTGTAGTAAAGTCTAGTGAGTTCAATGTGGTGGATCAACTGCGGAAGCTGCCGGCTCAAATCTCCCTCTtagaattattcaaatcttctGAGAAACATTGGGATATTTTGCTTAAAGTCCTTAAGGAGGTGCATGTGCCAGAATCAATTGATGAAGTCCAATTGGAAGAGTTTGTTGGGACCGTTCTACTGAAAGACCAAATCTCCTTTACTGATGAAGATCTCCCCCCTGAGGGCCCTAATCATACCAAAGCGTTACACATTTCGGTGAAGCATGAGAGCACTCTTGTTTGCAAAGTGTTGATCGATAATGGTTTGGCACTCAATATATGCCCGTTGGCTACGCTCCACCGTCTTGGCGTTGATCTTGGAAGAATTCATACTGGCAAGTCAACTGTGCGGGCTTTTGACGGGATGAAGAAGGAGGTGATAGGGGAAATTGAACTTAAGCTACTGATTGGCCTTGTACTTTTCCAAATCCCGTTCCAAGTGCTAGATATACCAAGcacttttaattttctactaGGGACGCCATGGATCCACATGGCAAGTGCTATTGCCTCTAGCCTTCATCAGAAAGTACGATTTGTGGTGGACAACAGGCTTGTCACAGTCCATGGAGAGTCTGACTTCAAGATCTATCACGTGACAGCCATCCCTTATGTGGAGCCCGAATGTACTGAGGAATCCAGCTTTCAAATATTAGAGCTGATGTCCATGATTCATGTGCCTACGGCTCTTTCACAAGGACTCTCGAATTGTCTAGGCTAG